In Colletotrichum destructivum chromosome 1, complete sequence, the sequence CAACATAGATATAGCATACACGGTGCCGTCCACTTTCAGCCCCCCTACTTCCTCTTACAGCCTGCTCGACTTGCTCTCATCCATGATGGCGCCGCTCATCATGGGCACCTGCTGCGTGTCCCGACCAACCACCAGCTCCCGCCCGCCCTTGGTCGTCCACCACGCGACGCCGATTGTTGCCCTTTCGACATCCATCTCACCGCTGACCAGCACCTCCCAGAAGCGGTCCTTGACGGGTTGACGCATCGCAAGATCGGCAATCTCATTCATTGCCTGTGCCGTCAGGGTCATCCAGTCCTCcaccagcggcagcggcaggaaAGGCAGCGAGTCGATGAGCGTCAGGACGAGCGAGCTCTGCTCCGAGAGGGGCTCCTGCTGCGGCGTCAGGCCCTTCTCGCTCTGCGCGATGGCGTCTTGCGTTAGGGGCAGGGGGTTGGTGCCTGCGCCCATGGTCTTGAATCGCACCATTTCTAGCAGCGTCTCGGACAGCTGCGGCTCCGTGAGCGAGATTGGGAACGGCGGAGAGACGATTTGCATGATTGTTTTGAAAGCCACCCGGAATTGCCGTGTTGATATTTGTGAAGGGAATGACGCAAAAAGAGCATCGATGTAAAACGGGACAAGTCCCACGGTCAAGGGACTGTTGTGCGGGCAAGACAAGACCGAAAGAATGGCGCTATGAGCGGCCTCGAACAGCTCAACCATGGTTGCCGTCAACCCGCCGGTGTGAGTGAGATATGCGGCCGCTGGCTGCACGATGAGGCCGTCGCAGGCCTCGGCGGTCATGTTGAGCGGCAGGTGCTCCGATACATTCATGTAGAAGAGGTCCAGCGTCCGATCCAAGGGGCTAGGGGGCACCACTCCCGCATGCGGGGGCTTCGTCTCGGTGAGTAAGGACACACATGCGTCTCCGAAGCGTGCAAGGACATCTAAAGATGTGAGATAGGTGAAGGTGTATGCCTGAAACGCGCTGGCTCCGTGCCTCGATGagacgaagaaaaggaaCCGTAGGGTGTGTAATGACTTCGTGGCGACTTGAGGAGCCATAGCATCGTTCCTCATGCGAGGGTCGAGCAGGCTGCGTCCGACAACCGCCTGCAAAACAGCGACTGTGGCGTACATGGTCTTCTTCAGCGTCCCCCACAAGATTGGCCAGGTGGCCTCCCGCGTGTTGGGCTCCAGCTGCGCCGtctcatcggcggcgtccacCGTCGATAACGGGTTGCGCTGCCACTGCTGGAACAGCTTCTGCGAGAATTCCAAGAGAGAGTCCTGAGCGTCGAGGACCACTGCCGAGTCCGTCGCGTTCGTAACGGCAAAGGCCGCCAGCCTTGACAAAGGTCCCATGCCTCCCATCAGGGGTTTGCTCTCGATTGACTGCAGCAGCTGGAACGACGGGGTGTTCGGGGGCCAttcgacgacctggccgtGTTGTCTGATATCTTTCCTAACGTCCTCCAAGAATCGACCGTCCTCGAAACCATCCTCCCCCGTGATAGCCAGCAGGGAAATAGGCAGAAGCGCGTTACAGTTAAGCGCCATCTGACGGAAATCCGAGAGGAACGGGAAGACGTAGTTGAGCGCAAGCACGACCGACGCCGAAGCGAATGAACCGTCCAGCCTCCCCAACGCGAGATTCGCGGCCGTCACGACCGCTTCCTCCAGCGTGTTCCGCAGACTACGCGACAGCGACTGCCTGTCGTTGCCCTCCATGCCCATCAGTATGCCGGTCAGCACCAGCAGATGCTGCCACCGGTTAGAGcggtcgtcggcgcccttgacCACGGCGCGAACCCACGCATCGCAGCCGATcccgccgccctgccgcGGCGCATGAGGGATCGTGATTTTGGCGTTGTCCAGCTCGTTCTGGCGCAcgcggatggcggcgctgTTGTAAACGGATATGATGCGCAGGCTCGTCCGCAGGCCATCGCGACGGTGCCATATGGCGGGCGCCTGGAGCAGCTGCGAGGTGAGGACACCAAGGTTCAACGGGTTCGAGAGAGTCGTCAGGAGGTTCACGGTCGAGCCGACGATCTGGTCCGTCTTGCGATCATCGTGGACGTTCTGGTACAGCTGCAGGACCGTGTTGAGGAGTCTGTCGGCCGGCATCGTGCGCGGTACAAGGGGTtcgaggaggggggttcgAGGTACGCTTGTTGTCGATGTAGAAGGAATCGTGGCGTGAGCGACGGGACCGGGGATCGAGTCAGCTGTACGATTGTAGGACGAACGACGATAAGACAACTGCGGATGGAGGCCGGCAGCGTTGGTGGTATTGAATGATTGACGTCGTCGGGCCGGGGCACGGGCGGTTTTGCCGAGGCACCTGGAAACGGACCTAAAGCCGGGGGCACccactcacacactctcttTGAGCGTTCGCGGAAGCTGCACCATCCCTGTACGACCTTCCACTGACACCTGAAGATCGTCCACCCAACCCCAGCAGATACGCCGTCACCGCCAGCAACCAATCCCtaggagggagggaaaaagTCCCGACCCCGACAATCACTCCCTACTCATCACATACCTTATACATCTCGTACCTACTGCGCCGCCAACCGCGGGGCTCCCACGCCTGCCTCTCGGACCAAACCACGCAGacgaccgccgccgcaatgTCGCAACGGGCGCGCAACTACCCCCCCGATAACTACAACACGCCATCGTTCCCCAGCATCAACTGGCAGCTTCGGGACCTGACAGCGGATCACCGATGGAGCCTCTTCCACATCAGCGACATCTGGCGCTTCACCGTGTTATGGACCACCATCATCTACGCCGTCGTgcacctcggcgccgcggccatcaccatcgccatgCACACCAACAAGCGGGGGTCGCTGACGTACCTCTGGGCCGTGCCGCTGCTATATCTCATTGTGTCGGGTGTGCAAGCGCTGGTCGCGGGCAGCGTTGTCGGGCTCATGTGAGTTGGTTTTACTCGCGCGCACATAGCTGTGAACTGACCAGGACACCACCAAcagcctcggcgccgtctacAACGCTGGTTTCTTTTCCATGTCGACCTGGATCCCACTGCTCTGGGGCGCCATCAACGTGCTGGTCCTCATTATTGCGTCCTTCACGATCCAGGGCGGCCTATGATTCGATtaaacacacacacacacccacacccacacacgAGTGCAACGAGGAACATGATGATATTACTACATCGTAGAGCTATAATTGATATTGGTCGAtaacgacggcgccgaccccGTGACCAATGGCTGCGACGGCACAATCTTTTTAATTATCCGCGCCGGGTTGCCGACGACGCACACGTAGTCCGGCACGTCCTTGGTCACTACGCTCCCTGCGCCGACGGTGACGCCGCGGCCGATGGTGACGCCCGGCAGCACGATGACGTTTCCGCCGAACCAACAGTCCTcgccgatggtgatgggCTTCCCGCTTTCTGGGCCACGGGTGCCGTTGCGCAGGGTGGGGTCCAGCGGGTGCTCACCGCTGTAGAAGGAGCAGTTGGGGCCGATGAGAGTGCGCGAGCCCACGGTGATGAGGCAGGTGTCTACCCACGTGCTGTTGGAGTTGACGTACACGTTGTCGCCCAGTCtgttgttgtgttgttgtcAGCAGGAGCGGTGAGGCACACAACAAGGGTCTCTTATTTGACTTGggatgtgtgtgtatgggggacaaggagagggagggggttcgCGTACTTTACGTTGTAGCCGTAGTCCATCTTTATGGGGGTATCGATCCATGGGTactcctcgaggagggcatcgtcctcatcccGGCGGATACGcggtggaggaagagggatCGTGTCTCCGTTGATGCTGGGATTCCAAATTAGATCCATACATTCTGTTGTAGGACAGGGCCTCCTAAATCCCGGAACGGCAGGGTTCGGATGCCCAGAAAACCAATACTTCAAACAACAAGGCGCAAACTCACTCTTTCCACAGTCCGATGAGGGTGCGGCGGCTCATGTCGCCAGCGTTGTTGAGCTTGTCGCAGGCCGTCTTGCACCGTTTCCggtcggcgatgaggtccGGGGTGAAGGCCCAGTAGAGCTCGCCGTTCCTCATGCGCCGACGGTTCTCCTCCCTGTCGATGGAGCGGATGTCCATGACCAGCTGCTGCATGGGTGCGCGTTTGGGCTGAGTCTGCGCGTCGTGTGTATGTGAGTATCGCATGGTTGAAATGTGTTGGTGACAAGGAGTAGCGAACCGAGTTTTGGGGTTCGTGAAAGAAGCGAGTAAACGGTGGACGGCGttatctctctctttctctcacaCACTTTCACCGGGAGCAAGGCAAGGGACGTCTGGGGCAGACCCAAGACTTTTTGTAAATGGCAAGATACAACGGGCAACGGGGAATCCCTGACGGAGAGGGTATGGACCGTTATGGGTAAAAGACCAAATGGCGTGGGAGATCTCGGATGTCAAGTGCCGGCCGTTTCTTGAGCTACGAATAGCGTGATATATTATCTCGACGCCCAAACCTGGTGAAGAGATGTCGAGTGACCAATTGAGCGATCTGAATGATGCGAACCAAGAGCAACGGGGAGAAcgaagaggggagaggggaagcTAAGGAGAAGCAGTCATGTCGGTGAAGCCGAACCGTTCAAGGGTAAAGTTGACCGTCCGTcgtcaccaacaccaccctCACCTTCCATGTTACTGCTACTGCTACCTCCCCCGACAATAgcgacagcaacagcggACCAAAGCGCATCTCTCTCGGGGGGGTGGGCAGCTGCTCCACGCACTTGCGTCACCCGCCCCCCTAACTCGGCCCGCGCTCACGCTTGGCCTTACATGCGTACCGGCTTTTGAACTCAAACCACCAGACTCGCAGTCTCGCTCACGTTCAAGTCGTTGCTTCGTGCAGTGAAGGTTCAGAGAACAACTGTTGTCGCCTGGAAGAGACCCtatcctccctcccttttcttcttctcctaCTTATTCCTCGTTGGACATTGCCTAGGGCCCGAAGTGGAGAATTTGCGAGAAACTGGAACCCCCGTTCTCCTCCACTAGACAATCTGGACCACATTcctattttcttcttctttctctttcagTTCCCTTTCCCGATTCCTTTCCAACCCTGTCAGTGTCCCCCCTTCTGTCCTTTCTCTCCACGCCGCCACGTCTTCGGGACCAACCAACGACGGTACTGACAGGGAACGCACTCGCGGAGTATCGCCGGCCTCTTCTCGCATCCTCATCCCGAAGTGCCCGTTACAACGCGTAATTGACCAGCCGCATCACGCAGCTCACCCAAAACTCACCCACAGTGCGAGACCTGCGCTTTGATCCGAAAGTCGGGCAGAGTTAGCCGACAGTGCCCAGTTCCTCTCTCTCAAAATCCCGGGCCCGGCGTCTGTGCAACGCAGGCTGGCACTGGAATGACGGCACTTGGGTCCTAAACAGCCGTACCACACCTTTTCCCTCACTGCCGCCCCCCTGTACAGGTACCCGTCAATCTTTATCGTTTGAGCCTCAGACAGGGAAACTCAACCATACGACCCTCGCACTTCCGTTCTACCCGTCCGCCTCACCCGCAATCCGCGTCCCGCGGCCTCCAAAAGTCAAGGCTCATTCAGTTCTTCCTGTGTGGCTCAGGCCAAGGTCTTGGAGGACATTGGATTACAGATCTCACTGCCCGCCACTATGTCGACCTTCCATCGGGTGTAAGTTAGCTACCCCTTCACAGCACCCGCCCTTCCCTCTCAAACTCAGCCCTGCCaagccccctccctccctcccgtcGTCGGTCCCGGCTCCGTCAAGTTAAGAGTCTCAGCCCGATCTCCGTCCTTTCTTCGTTCCCGCCCGGGATGTCGCCTCTCGAGGGGTGTGACCACTGCAGCTGAAGACTCTCTCCGAGGGCCGATCGATCCCCTTCACTTGCCACTGCCCCTCAACACCACGAACCCCCCCCAACCATCACGATGTCCTCGCCCAAACCCATGAACCCTCTCTACTCCCAACCCTCGAGCCTCCtagaccgccgccgccgccaccaccgccatgATGCATCTCCTCCGCCATGTCAACAGTCTTTCCCGTATCATCATCCCATCCACCAGTCCACACCTCGACCCTGATCCCTTGGTCCGCAACTAACACTCCCCCCAGCAACGCCCGCCCTTTGGACCCTCCCGCCCCCGGCAAGGAGTACTACCCTCACCAGCCCAAAtccctcgccggcatcgccctcCGCGCCTTTtgcctcg encodes:
- a CDS encoding Putative transmembrane protein, with product MSQRARNYPPDNYNTPSFPSINWQLRDLTADHRWSLFHISDIWRFTVLWTTIIYAVVHLGAAAITIAMHTNKRGSLTYLWAVPLLYLIVSGVQALVAGSVVGLILGAVYNAGFFSMSTWIPLLWGAINVLVLIIASFTIQGGL
- a CDS encoding Putative trimeric LpxA-like superfamily, maltose/galactoside acetyltransferase, which gives rise to MRYSHTHDAQTQPKRAPMQQLVMDIRSIDREENRRRMRNGELYWAFTPDLIADRKRCKTACDKLNNAGDMSRRTLIGLWKDINGDTIPLPPPRIRRDEDDALLEEYPWIDTPIKMDYGYNVKLGDNVYVNSNSTWVDTCLITVGSRTLIGPNCSFYSGEHPLDPTLRNGTRGPESGKPITIGEDCWFGGNVIVLPGVTIGRGVTVGAGSVVTKDVPDYVCVVGNPARIIKKIVPSQPLVTGSAPSLSTNINYSSTM